A DNA window from Candidatus Krumholzibacteriia bacterium contains the following coding sequences:
- a CDS encoding DNA alkylation repair protein, giving the protein MVQQPGIESQLTRAAGEALRALEKMSRPAGDFDPARYFRGDSGLAFYNVKTPLMRALARSIYTQHRELWTVDDAMAFAELLLPDPHLEAKAIGIEVVALYRSSFRPALLSRWKRWLAHNRCANWATTDAVCNRLIGPLLVQHPARAVQLAGWSTHRNLWVRRASVVGLIPLARSGTALDVLYANAARLHADPHDLIHKAVGWGLREAGKTDPRRLERYLRGHGPAIPRTTLRYAIERFPARKREAFLKTIPPRKPPSRP; this is encoded by the coding sequence ATGGTGCAACAACCCGGGATCGAATCGCAGCTGACCCGCGCCGCTGGCGAGGCGCTTCGAGCCCTCGAGAAGATGTCGCGTCCCGCCGGCGACTTCGACCCCGCGCGCTACTTCCGCGGCGATAGCGGCCTCGCCTTCTACAACGTCAAGACCCCACTCATGCGCGCGCTGGCGCGCTCCATCTATACGCAGCACCGCGAGCTCTGGACCGTCGATGACGCCATGGCGTTTGCCGAGCTCCTGCTCCCCGATCCCCACCTGGAAGCGAAGGCCATCGGTATTGAAGTGGTGGCGCTCTATCGTAGTTCGTTTCGCCCGGCACTGCTCTCGCGCTGGAAGCGCTGGCTCGCGCACAATCGCTGCGCCAACTGGGCCACCACCGATGCGGTGTGCAATCGGTTGATCGGACCGCTCCTGGTTCAGCATCCCGCGCGCGCGGTGCAACTGGCGGGGTGGTCCACCCACCGCAACCTCTGGGTGCGCCGTGCTTCGGTGGTGGGATTGATTCCGCTGGCGCGGAGCGGCACGGCGCTGGATGTGCTCTACGCAAACGCCGCCCGCCTGCACGCCGACCCCCACGATCTCATCCACAAAGCCGTGGGCTGGGGTCTGCGCGAAGCGGGAAAGACGGATCCCCGCCGGCTCGAGCGGTATCTGCGCGGGCACGGCCCGGCCATCCCGCGCACCACGCTGCGCTACGCGATCGAGCGCTTCCCGGCGCGCAAGCGGGAGGCGTTCCTCAAAACGATCCCCCCCCGAAAACCCCCATCCCGCCCGTGA
- a CDS encoding T9SS type A sorting domain-containing protein yields the protein MKAPLTLAVLVVCLVVPALAPAFTLTSWQYNGLAVCTAFYVQQLTDCIPDGSGGAFIAWQDRRTFEWDIYVQHVNAFGMTLWAIDGVPVCTAAGNQYDPRLVLDGAGGVIVAWDDQRNGPDDIYAQRVSASGTIQWTLDGIPICTNAGDQYTPLIVSDGAGGAVLVWEDYVIPADIYAQRIDGSGNILWDPTGVSVCTATGYQVIPQAVSDGGGGVIVVWNDSRTGNKEAYGQRIDVTGAAVWPTNGIKISNGAIYDDVRVATDGSGGVLVAWSEWNAPGSRYMAMAHRVGATGTTQWGPYGVLQSVFNSNQNTPVIAPDGSGGAIVVWKDDRNGVDTDLYAQRVSSSGNIQWTGDGIAVCTAMGDQHNSRIVPDGSGGVVAVWEDDRYGGYSDLFTQRLSGNGATRWNVDGEAVCTADYHQMYPLIASDGTGSVIVAFQDARTGNNGDVYAQRIEGRFGYWGHPEPLAASATDVPADQGGKVRVNWFPSDRDVLNQQLISHYSVWRAASAAAVASAIEAGVPQVGLADVGEAFAGPAIREETTASGASAFWELVGTQDAVYLEGYSLTVPTGYDSSAAGPATHDFQVIAHALGSQYFNWPSNVVSGYSVDNLAPPPPLYLTAQRMGNDVQLKWNRVRVPDLKNYAVYRATSSGVSPVPVNFLSSSTDSLLTDTGAPLTTLYYIVTAKDVHENQSAASNEAFVSGATNVGNTPAITQLTVLQNYPNPFAGQTEFQVGLPAPSDVKVEIYDVAGRRVGGTVVHDASAGWQKIPFAGHNERGGALASGVYFYRVTANGSTVTRKMVIAR from the coding sequence ATGAAGGCCCCGCTAACCCTTGCCGTTCTAGTGGTTTGTCTCGTTGTGCCCGCCCTCGCCCCTGCCTTCACGCTCACCTCGTGGCAGTACAACGGGCTGGCGGTGTGCACGGCGTTCTACGTTCAACAGCTCACCGATTGCATCCCCGATGGATCCGGTGGCGCGTTCATCGCGTGGCAGGACCGCCGCACCTTCGAGTGGGACATCTATGTCCAGCACGTGAATGCGTTCGGCATGACGCTGTGGGCCATCGACGGCGTGCCCGTGTGTACGGCGGCGGGAAACCAGTACGATCCGAGGCTCGTCCTCGACGGTGCAGGGGGAGTGATCGTCGCCTGGGATGATCAGCGCAACGGCCCCGACGACATCTACGCGCAACGCGTCAGTGCCTCGGGCACGATTCAATGGACGCTCGACGGCATACCGATCTGCACCAATGCGGGCGACCAGTACACGCCACTGATCGTTTCCGACGGAGCCGGCGGTGCCGTCCTTGTTTGGGAGGACTACGTAATCCCCGCGGACATCTACGCCCAGCGCATCGATGGGTCGGGCAATATCCTCTGGGATCCCACGGGCGTGTCGGTGTGCACCGCGACGGGTTACCAGGTCATTCCGCAGGCTGTCTCCGACGGTGGCGGCGGCGTGATTGTGGTCTGGAACGACTCGCGGACGGGAAACAAGGAGGCCTACGGCCAGCGGATCGATGTAACCGGGGCGGCGGTGTGGCCAACCAATGGTATCAAGATCTCCAATGGCGCGATATACGACGACGTCCGCGTGGCCACCGATGGCTCCGGCGGTGTCCTCGTGGCGTGGTCGGAGTGGAACGCTCCCGGCAGCAGATACATGGCGATGGCGCATCGTGTGGGCGCGACGGGAACGACACAGTGGGGCCCCTACGGCGTTTTGCAGAGCGTGTTCAATTCCAATCAGAATACGCCGGTCATCGCGCCGGACGGGAGTGGCGGCGCCATCGTGGTCTGGAAGGACGATCGCAACGGCGTGGACACGGACCTCTACGCCCAGCGGGTCAGCAGCAGCGGCAACATCCAATGGACTGGCGATGGGATCGCCGTCTGTACCGCAATGGGTGATCAGCACAACAGCAGAATCGTCCCGGATGGAAGCGGTGGTGTGGTGGCGGTGTGGGAAGACGACCGGTACGGCGGCTATAGCGATCTCTTTACGCAGCGTCTCAGTGGGAATGGTGCGACCCGGTGGAACGTCGATGGGGAGGCGGTCTGCACGGCAGACTACCACCAGATGTACCCGTTGATCGCATCCGACGGCACCGGATCGGTGATCGTGGCCTTTCAGGATGCTCGCACGGGAAATAACGGGGATGTGTACGCACAGCGCATCGAGGGCCGCTTTGGTTACTGGGGCCATCCCGAGCCGCTGGCCGCCTCCGCGACCGATGTCCCCGCGGACCAGGGCGGCAAGGTGCGCGTGAACTGGTTCCCCAGCGACCGTGACGTTCTCAACCAGCAGTTAATCTCTCATTACAGCGTGTGGCGCGCGGCCAGTGCCGCGGCGGTTGCCTCGGCCATCGAGGCGGGCGTGCCGCAGGTGGGCCTGGCGGACGTGGGGGAAGCGTTCGCGGGGCCCGCGATCCGCGAGGAGACGACGGCGTCGGGGGCGTCCGCCTTCTGGGAACTGGTGGGAACGCAGGACGCGGTCTACCTGGAGGGGTACTCGCTCACGGTACCGACCGGCTATGACTCCAGCGCGGCGGGACCCGCCACGCACGACTTCCAGGTGATCGCGCACGCGTTGGGAAGCCAGTACTTCAACTGGCCGTCGAACGTGGTGAGCGGCTACTCCGTGGACAACCTCGCACCGCCGCCGCCGCTGTACCTCACCGCGCAGCGCATGGGCAACGACGTGCAGTTGAAATGGAACCGCGTGCGGGTGCCGGATCTCAAGAACTACGCGGTGTACCGGGCCACCTCTTCCGGTGTGTCACCCGTGCCGGTGAACTTCCTGTCGAGTTCCACCGACTCGTTGCTCACCGACACCGGCGCACCGCTCACGACGCTCTACTACATTGTGACGGCGAAGGACGTGCACGAGAACCAGAGCGCGGCGTCGAACGAAGCGTTCGTCTCGGGTGCGACCAACGTGGGCAACACACCCGCCATCACGCAGCTCACGGTGCTGCAGAACTATCCCAATCCGTTCGCCGGGCAGACAGAGTTCCAGGTGGGACTGCCGGCACCGTCGGACGTGAAAGTGGAGATCTACGACGTGGCGGGACGCCGCGTGGGCGGGACCGTGGTGCACGATGCCTCGGCGGGCTGGCAGAAGATCCCGTTCGCGGGCCACAACGAGCGGGGAGGCGCGCTTGCAAGCGGCGTGTACTTCTACCGCGTCACCGCCAACGGCAGCACGGTGACGCGCAAGATGGTGATCGCGCGGTAG